From Debaryomyces hansenii CBS767 chromosome C complete sequence, a single genomic window includes:
- a CDS encoding DEHA2C12518p (weakly similar to CA4702|IPF4213 Candida albicans) — protein MPNQFVPPSTPPRVSKPHKPMVMRTPSTFQPVTPVKITESFATPYTGGKNTRNLFKGSADNKNKTHLVPLTPEFTPQRSPHRLHKRRRSTVDAIFKQATVESNAGTQTPMTDLSGLLMPTPSTVGTGRKVAYNHTKSLKPPVLSFETLSKLNDNLNFEEEVDDDDVFKASTPQLESGFIQNTNLKLSMNELSPVDASPIKKKPSVRKGLQTPKGQVIDDKTVNRWYGNSFNSIFSSDDEDYEEIKPMKMENPFLAPSAPAKKLDRPSNPFNNVQNDDVDYATQVEYFNTKTRERKVVNLSNRQREIKPKRLDFSSATGSN, from the coding sequence ATGCCAAATCAGTTTGTACCACCTTCAACTCCACCGAGGGTGTCAAAACCACATAAGCCAATGGTGATGAGAACTCCATCTACGTTTCAGCCAGTAACACCAGTAAAGATTACAGAAAGTTTTGCTACACCATACACAGGGGGTAAAAATACACGTAATTTGTTTAAAGGAAGCGCAGAcaataagaataaaacGCACTTAGTACCATTAACTCCCGAGTTCACACCTCAGAGATCACCACACAGATTGCataagagaagaagaagtacGGTTGATGCTATCTTCAAACAAGCTACTGTGGAAAGTAATGCAGGTACACAGACACCAATGACGGATTTGTCGGGATTATTAATGCCTACACCATCTACAGTTGGGACGGGAAGGAAAGTAGCATACAACCACACTAAATCATTGAAGCCACCGGTATTGAGTTTTGAAACCTTGTCCAAATTGAACGAcaacttgaattttgaagaagaggTGGATGATGACGATGTATTTAAAGCTTCCACGCCGCAGCTCGAATCGGGGTTTATACAAAATACAAATTTGAAGTTATCGATGAATGAATTGTCACCAGTAGACGCGTCTCCTATAAAGAAAAAGCCTAGTGTACGAAAGGGACTCCAGACGCCGAAGGGCCAGGTGATAGATGACAAAACCGTCAATCGCTGGTATggtaattctttcaatagtATTTTTTCGtctgatgacgaagatTACGAAGAAATCAAGCCCATGAAGATGGAAAATCCATTCTTGGCACCTTCTGCTCCTGCTAAAAAACTTGATAGGCCTTCTAATCCGTTCAATAACGTACaaaatgatgatgttgATTATGCTACCCaggttgaatattttaatacCAAAACGAGGGAAAGAAAGGTAGTCAACTTACTGAACCGTCAAAGAGAAATCAAACCGAAAAGGTTGGACTTCTCTAGTGCGACTGGGAGTAATTGA
- a CDS encoding DEHA2C12540p (similar to uniprot|P50086 Saccharomyces cerevisiae YGR232W NAS6 Regulatory non-ATPase subunit of the 26S proteasome): MTDKNEDKYVIHESIRAGKALLVQQLINENPKLLFRKDEDDRTPLHWACTMDNNEIIKILLQPRNGIDEIDIDEMVDASGWTPIHIVSALGNVQILEQLMKLEPTPDINLATNQGTTALHLAISKNHLALVEKLVVEYKCSCRVKDKNGFTGLHRAASIGSQPIVKLLIEHGKVNINAKDNNGWTSLHHALAEGQGDVALLLAKLGADPSIQNNDSQTPQQVSVDEKVKHYFESNIKNV, encoded by the coding sequence ATGACggataaaaatgaagataaatatgtTATTCACGAATCAATAAGAGCTGGTAAAGCGTTGCTTGTACAACAGTTAATCAATGAAAACCCCAAACTATTATTTAGAaaggatgaagatgacAGGACGCCGTTACATTGGGCATGTACAATGGATAATAACGAAATTATTAAGATTTTATTACAGCCTCGAAATGGcattgatgaaatagataTCGATGAAATGGTTGACGCAAGCGGATGGACACCAATCCACATCGTATCGGCGTTGGGAAATGTCCAAATATTGGAACAACTTATGAAACTTGAACCGACGCCGGATATAAACTTGGCCACTAACCAAGGGACCACAGCATTACACTTGGCCATTAGTAAGAACCATCTTGCATTGGTGGAAAAGCTTGTTGTTGAATACAAGTGTTCATGTAGGGTAAAGGATAAAAATGGGTTTACTGGTCTACACAGAGCCGCAAGTATTGGGTCCCAGCCAATAGTCAAGTTGCTAATTGAACATGGAAAAGTCAATATTAACGCAAAGGATAATAATGGCTGGACAAGTTTACATCATGCTTTGGCCGAGGGGCAAGGCGATGTGGCTCTTCTACTTGCCAAATTGGGAGCTGATCCTTCTATTCAAAACAATGATTCGCAAACTCCACAACAAGTATCTGTAGATGAGAAAGTGAaacattattttgaaagcaatattaaaaatgtATGA
- a CDS encoding DEHA2C12562p (similar to uniprot|Q08685 Saccharomyces cerevisiae YOR250C CLP1 cleavage/polyadenylation factor IA subunit) — MSAIPGFGGDLNSNIDEDSNLNKSSVVEINGQSEWRFEVPFRTIMKLKVVNGIGEIFGTELPLNVEISLTGVKYAIYAPLDEGCKVEYYCVSNKANSTSTNEDDEISEYISEETSMNHYMNLHFALESYRQSISEHNFVNSSSQKTGPRVLVVGNRHSGKTSLVKTLASYGCKMDRSPILVNLNPRDGVFSVPGSLTATPISDAFDLESVNGWGGSTTSGSTFHNPKQPLVKNYGFTSHSDNLDLYKYQISKLGVAVVSRMEEDIAVKNSGLLIDTPPLSIKDFTIIENIVSDFEVNIIVVIGNERLLIDLKKKFKHKIASSQLDFVKVPKSGGVIEVDDAYIRKSQEESIKEYFNGTIRSPLSPFKTELDAKDFVIYKCVDSSEANSNLSFLPSGDSFTPEASEMSDGDKKEEFSLDTYYSQLQEPSSSNLDNSIVAITQLPQNNKSARDLMNTCVLGYAHVSKFDDTKSKMKVLLPFPGALPRNILISTSVGYTE; from the coding sequence ATGTCAGCTATACCAGGGTTCGGTGGCGATTTGAATAGTAATATAGACGAAGACtctaatttaaataaatcgAGTGTCGTGGAAATTAATGGGCAATCGGAATGGAGATTTGAAGTTCCATTTAGAACGATTATGAAGTTGAAGGTAGTGAACGGAATAGGGGAAATATTTGGTACAGAATTACCTCTAAATGTCGAAATTCTGCTTACTGGAGTCAAGTATGCAATATATGCCCCATTAGATGAAGGATGTAAGGTTGAATACTACTGTGTTTCTAATAAAGCGAATTCGACATCTACAAATGAAGACGACGAAATAAGTGAGTATATAAGTGAAGAAACTTCAATGAATCATTATATGAATTTGCATTTTGCATTGGAATCGTATCGTCAATCTATATCTGAACATAACTTTGTTAATAGTTCGTCTCAAAAGACAGGACCTCGAGTATTGGTTGTGGGTAATCGCCATTCGGGTAAGACCTCTCTTGTGAAGACGCTTGCATCATACGGTTGCAAGATGGATAGGAGTCCGATATTGGTGAATTTGAATCCTAGAGATGGTGTATTCTCGGTGCCAGGGTCGTTGACGGCTACACCCATCAGTGATGCATTTGACTTGGAAAGTGTAAATGGTTGGGGTGGATCAACGACATCTGGATCCACATTTCATAATCCGAAACAACCATTGGTAAAGAATTACGGATTTACTAGCCATTCGGACAACCTAgacttatataaatatcaaatatcGAAACTCGGAGTTGCTGTAGTGTCTCGTATGGAAGAGGACATAGCAGTCAAAAATAGTGGATTACTCATTGACACGCCTCCATTATCAATCAAAGATTTCACgattattgaaaatattgtatCTGATTTCGAAGTTAATATAATTGTGGTTATAGGCAACGAAAGgttattaattgatttgaagaagaaattcaagCATAAGATCGCTTCATCCCAACTAGACTTTGTCAAAGTTCCTAAGAGTGGTGGTGTTATAGAGGTAGATGATGCATATATAAGAAAATCGCAAGAGGAGAGTATCAAAGAGTATTTCAATGGTACCATCAGAAGTCCTTTATCTCCTTTCAAAACGGAGCTTGATGCGAAAGATTTCGTAATTTACAAGTGTGTTGATAGTCTGGAAGCGAATTCAAACCTTTCATTCCTCCCGTCTGGAGATTCATTTACCCCAGAAGCTTCAGAAATGTCAGATGGAGATAAGAAGGAGGAATTCTCCCTCGATACCTATTACTCTCAATTGCAAGAGCCTAGCTCTTCGAACTTGGATAACTCGATTGTTGCTATCACCCAGTTGCCTCAGAATAATAAACTGGCTAGGGACTTAATGAATACTTGTGTTTTGGGTTATGCTCATGTTTCTAAATTTGACGATACTAAGAGTAAGATGAAAGTCTTATTACCATTTCCTGGTGCATTaccaagaaatattttaatttctaCAAGCGTAGGATATACTGAATAG
- a CDS encoding DEHA2C12584p (similar to uniprot|Q12461 Saccharomyces cerevisiae YPL152W RRD2 Resistant to Rapamycin), whose product MTAEYTKPVRRITNTEDLEIWNGSQAYSTILDFVQDLQDSVVGLTNDAQVTVSSSSEELLKVLDKVNEIIENNPVVHEKDISRFGKIEFRDFYDEICKKSFDILKPLVEKLEDDPRIELATYFNESWGNRTRIDYGSGHELNFIAFLACLQKLGIIKHEDYPCVIVRVFTKYMTVMRALQKLYWLEPAGSHGVWGLDDYHFLPFLFGSSQLATHPHMKPKSIHNEELVESFYKQYMYLECIHFINTIKTTPANQDQKLSLRWHSPMLDDISSAKSWAKIKEGMIKMYKAEVLGKLPIVQHFMFGSIIPCPDGVSEYHEHDDDSDCGHDHGGTVNTWGDCCGIKIPSALAASEMNKINNPNNKPIPFD is encoded by the coding sequence atGACAGCTGAATACACCAAACCTGTTAGAAGGATCACCAATACagaagatttggaaatttggAATGGTTCTCAAGCCTATTCTACAATACTAGACTTCGTTCAGGATCTTCAAGACCTGGTAGTTGGGCTAACCAACGACGCACAAGTTACggtttcttcatcttcagaagaattattgaaggtgTTAGATAAagttaatgaaattattgaaaacaatCCGGTAGTACATGAGAAAGATATTTCACGTTTTGGTAAGATTGAGTTTAGGGATTTTTATGACGAAATTTGTAAAAAATCGTTCGATATACTAAAGCCattggttgaaaaattggagGATGATCCTAGGATTGAATTAGCTACTTATTTTAATGAAAGTTGGGGTAACAGAACGAGAATCGACTATGGTTCTGGACATGAATTGAACTTCATCGCTTTCCTTGCATGCTTACAGAAACTTGGTATTATTAAACATGAAGATTATCCATGTGTTATCGTGAGGGTGTTCACAAAATACATGACCGTTATGAGAGCCTTACAGAAGTTATACTGGTTGGAACCTGCTGGTTCTCATGGAGTATGGGGTCTTGATGATTATCATTTCCTTCCGTTTTTATTCGGATCATCACAATTGGCTACACATCCTCATATGAAACCAAAACTGATTCACAACGAAGAATTGGTTGAAAGTTTTTATAAGCAATACATGTATCTTGAATGTATACATTTTATTAACACAATTAAAACCACTCCGGCTAATCAAGATCAAAAGTTAAGCTTGAGGTGGCATTCTCCCATGTTGGATGACATCCTGTCTGCAAAATCGTGGGCTAAAATAAAAGAAGGAATGATTAAAATGTATAAGGCAGAGGTTTTAGGAAAATTACCTATTGTCCAACACTTTATGTTCGGCTCAATCATCCCTTGCCCAGATGGTGTAAGTGAATACCATGAACATGATGATGACAGTGATTGTGGTCATGATCATGGTGGAACTGTCAATACGTGGGGAGATTGTTGCGGTATAAAGATTCCAAGTGCCCTTGCAGCTTCTgaaatgaataaaattaataatccAAACAATAAGCCCATTCCATTTGATTAG
- a CDS encoding DEHA2C12606p (similar to CA4705|IPF4206 Candida albicans), with the protein MGLVTGSKASFFAFPASKLKFNQQLNKSQLLSTLWYKSPSFDSERDALNAPSTLPLDLKPRAEIYHEVQVENPNQKGAILKAKQLGKYGKSLVKFYKKGVSNVWNNKKEFNRLMKKDFKIINQLNNRGKQTDIRIPNFQKLTQEMSQAIYMNKVENSTLNDNTRGDVVRSDVIEKTIDEGLFNMTRHQYQLIRRTRKDFLKLPSFAVIFAAFFEFTPVVCYAIPEITPSTCILPSLAPRIWSANANKKLRDHRMDKTDENLDDLALRNAYNIPLDEARLLCRALCLTSKYVPSSFYPETVVRGRLQLHYNYLQVDNYYLSGLNGEGSGNIWNLSQQELFRACLERNLILDLKQDMKNFDNIEDEATQAVYEEKYFTELRLKLFHFIVDFEQYNIGYLGMNHLVKDSMDTESLLSWWKQDNIK; encoded by the coding sequence ATGGGATTAGTTACAGGATCGAAAGCCAGCTTCTTTGCATTTCCTGCTTCCAAACTAAAGTTCAATCAACAGCTTAACAAGTCACAATTGTTATCAACACTCTGGTATAAATCTCCATCATTTGACTCAGAAAGAGATGCGTTGAATGCACCAAGCACTTTGCCACTTGATCTTAAACCTAGGGCTGAGATTTATCATGAAGTTCAGGTTGAAAATCCAAACCAGAAAGGGGCTATTTTAAAGGCCAAACAATTGGGAAAATACGGTAAATCGTTAGTGAAGTTTTACAAGAAAGGTGTATCCAATGTATGGAACAATAAGAAAGAGTTTAATagattgatgaagaaagacttcaaaattatcaaccAATTAAACAATAGAGGTAAACAAACAGATATTCGAATTCCtaatttccaaaaattAACTCAAGAAATGTCCCAGGCCatatatatgaataaagTTGAAAATAGTACGTTGAATGATAACACACGCGGCGATGTCGTTAGGTCAGATGTGATAGAAAAGACGATAGATGAGGGGTTATTCAATATGACAAGACATCAGTACCAATTAATCAGACGTACTCGTAAagattttttgaaattaccTTCGTTTGCAGTTATATTTGCGGCgttttttgaatttactCCAGTGGTTTGCTACGCTATTCCAGAGATTACCCCCCTGACATGTATCTTACCTAGTCTTGCTCCTAGAATCTGGAGTGCAAATGCAAACAAGAAGTTGAGAGATCACAGGATGGATAAAACAGACGAAAATTTGGACGACTTGGCCTTGAGAAATGCTTACAATATCCCACTAGACGAGGCCAGGTTACTTTGCAGGGCATTGTGTTTGACATCGAAATATGTGCCAAGCAGTTTCTACCCCGAAACCGTCGTTCGTGGTCGTTTACAGCTTCATTACAACTATTTGCAAGTCGATAATTACTATTTGAGTGGCCTCAACGGCGAGGGCTCGGGAAATATCTGGAACTTATCGCAACAAGAGCTATTCAGAGCGTGCTTAGAAAGAAACTTGATCCTTGACCTCAAACAggatatgaaaaattttgacAATATAGAAGATGAAGCAACCCAAGCAGTTTATGAAGAAAAGTATTTTACTGAATTAAGATTAAAATTGTTCCATTTCATTGTGGATTTtgaacaatataatatagGATACTTAGGTATGAACCATTTGGTCAAAGATAGTATGGATACCGAATCTTTATTACTGTGGTGGAAGCaagataatattaaatag
- a CDS encoding DEHA2C12628p (similar to uniprot|Q08649 Saccharomyces cerevisiae YOR244W ESA1 Histone acetyltransferase catalytic subunit of the native multisubunit complex NuA4) — protein MSVGEDKSGTATPQHNTSIRITDDEERSDEKKFTDDDIITGCKLYVSKDGEYRLAEILQDHMKKGKKVFYVHYQEFNKRLDEWISADRIDFTRALISPQVKVDKKDDKKEGKSKTSKKSKSKNGKTGSKSVTSTPQPNEDTAPGTPRNDDEMDLDNLNVQGLKRPGEEVSREDEIKKLRTSGSMTQNHSEVARVRNLSSVILGEHIIEPWYFSPYPIELTEEDEIYICDFTLAYFGSLKQFERFRTKCSMKHPPGNEIYRDSKVSFWEIDGRKQRTWCRNLCLLSKLFLDHKTLYYDVDPFLFYIMTVKSSQGHHVVGYFSKEKESADGYNVACILTLPCYQKMGFGKLLIQFSYMLSNVENKVGSPEKPLSDLGLLSYRAFWTDTLVKLLVERNNPHLFKKNNPQLLTEASSKDSSVSPPPGGRQSANIQNGNTPSSDITIDEISSITCMTTTDILHTLTALQILRYYKGQHIIVITDHVMAMYDKLVKKIKDKKKHELDPSKLSWTPPAFTANQLRFGW, from the coding sequence ATGTCTGTAGGCGAAGACAAGTCTGGTACGGCAACACCTCAACATAATACATCAATACGAATAactgatgacgaagaaCGTAGTGACGAAAAGAAATTTACTGACGATGATATTATAACGGGGTGCAAGCTATACGTTTCAAAGGATGGCGAATACAGATTAGCAGAGATTTTGCAGGATCATATGAAAAAGGGTAAAAAAGTGTTTTATGttcattatcaagaatttaataaaagaTTGGATGAATGGATAAGTGCAGACAGGATAGATTTTACCAGAGCTTTAATCTCACCTCAAGTGAAGGTGGATAAGAAGGATGACAAAAAGGAAGGAAAGCTGAAAACATCGAAGAAATCTAAGCTGAAAAACGGTAAAACAGGTTCGAAATCAGTTACTTCGACACCACAACCGAATGAAGATACGGCACCGGGAACGCCCAGAAATGATGACGAGATggatttggataatttgaatgtGCAAGGGTTGAAAAGACCTGGCGAGGAGGTGAGTcgtgaagatgaaattaaaaaattaagaacTAGTGGGTCTATGACTCAAAACCATCTGGAGGTTGCAAGAGTTAGAAACTTATCGAGCGTAATTTTGGGTGAACATATCATTGAGCCGTGGTATTTTTCTCCATATCCAATCGAACtaacagaagaagatgagATATACATTTGTGACTTCACGCTAGCATATTTTGGTTCACttaaacaatttgaaagattcaGAACGAAGTGTTCTATGAAGCATCCCCCTGGTAATGAGATTTATAGAGATTCAAAGGTAAGCTTTTGGGAAATTGATGGCAGAAAACAAAGGACATGGTGTCGTAACTTATGTCTACTACTGAAGTTATTTTTGGATCATAAAACATTATACTACGATGTCGatccatttttattttatatcaTGACAGTTAAATCATCGCAAGGCCATCATGTAGTCGGATACTTTTctaaagaaaaggaaagtGCTGATGGTTATAACGTTGCATGTATTTTGACATTGCCGTGCTATCAAAAGATGGGATTTGGTAAATtgttaattcaattttcttaCATGTTGTCTAATGTTGAGAATAAGGTAGGATCCCCAGAAAAGCCTTTATCAGATTTAGGGTTATTATCTTACAGAGCATTTTGGACCGATACGCTAGTAAAGTTATTAGTGGAAAGAAATAACCCCCATCTTTTTAAGAAGAATAATCCTCAATTATTAACCGAAGCGAGTCTGAAGGATTCATCTGTCAGTCCTCCTCCAGGTGGTCGTCAATCTGctaatattcaaaatggaAACACACCATCAAGTGATATAACGattgatgaaatatcaTCTATCACTTGTATGACAACCACTGATATATTGCATACCTTAACAGCATTACAGATCTTAAGATATTACAAGGGACAGCACATTATAGTGATAACGGATCACGTTATGGCTATGTATGATAAATTGgtcaagaaaattaaagataagaaaaagCATGAGTTAGATCCAAGCAAATTAAGCTGGACTCCTCCAGCTTTCACTGCCAACCAATTACGCTTTGGATGGTAG